A genomic window from Osmia bicornis bicornis chromosome 4, iOsmBic2.1, whole genome shotgun sequence includes:
- the LOC114875594 gene encoding RAB6A-GEF complex partner protein 2 isoform X3 produces MIEITAKLIRGPVYFSGEVIECLVTFSNPPNPIHQISQSNSDIFESLAWASAQVHCQCSTNSKLVVSEKLNTTARLVAINANTTFAPWQQDNGHVVLNTKPKILFCDLRLSPGESKTYIYREIIPSDAPPSYRGHAVKYSYKITVGTQRVNTAIKLLRVPFRVLSLKLPEVTACNDSVDLSPNNPFMETQHRETSLDVALQTLQNLTARRSPNFYNITNGRGRVVRFCLFKNSYKLGEDIVGTFDFSNATVSCAQVSVALQSEEHISEDYRRGKNTAPTLVSYNKHHEMCMGLKYSHLVLPIPLHVTPDFTTDLMTLKWRLHFEFVTTSKLIETPNKNTMNWQGPLTLDVETMIWDLPVHIHPTTTPPNTAQQTKYNIVI; encoded by the exons aTGATTGAAATAACGGCAAAATTAATTAGGGGACCTGTATATTTTTCTGGAGAAGTTATAGAATGTTTAGTTACATTCAGTAACCCACCAAATCCAATTCATCAAATATCTCAAAGTAATAG tgATATCTTTGAGAGTCTTGCATGGGCTAGTGCTCAAGTTCATTGCCAATGTTCAACAAATAGTAAACTTGTGGTCtcagaaaaattgaatactACAGCCCGATTAGTAGCTATTAATGCAA ATACAACATTTGCACCGTGGCAACAGGATAATGGCCATGTTgtattaaatacaaaaccCAAAATTTTGTTCTGTGATTTGAGATTGTCTCCTGGTGAAAGTAAAACAT atATCTATAGAGAAATAATTCCAAGTGATGCACCTCCATCTTATAGAGGACATGCAGTGAAGTATTCCTATAAAATCACAGTTGGAACTCAAAGAGTAAATACAGCTATAAAATTGCTAAGAGTTCCATTCAGAGTACTTTCTTTAA aGCTACCTGAGGTGACTGCTTGTAATGATAGTGTTGATTTAAGTCCTAATAATCCATTCATGGAAACACAACACAGAGAAACTTCTTTAGATGTTGCATTGCAAACTCTTCAG aatttaacTGCAAGACGTAGTccgaatttttataatattactaACGGACGAGGACGCGTTGTAAGATTCTgcctttttaaaaattcttacaAACTTGGGGAGGACATAGTTGGAAcatttgatttttcaaatgCTACTGTTTCCTGTGCACAAGTATCTGTTGCATTACAGTCAGAAGAACATATCTCAGAGGACTACAGACGAGGAAAGAATACAGCTCCTACTTTAGTTAGTTACAATAAGCATCATGAAATGTGTATGGGTTTAAAGTACTCTCACTTGGTACTACCCATACCATTACATGTAACTCCAGATTTTACCACTGACTTGATGACTCTAAAATGGAGATTACACTTTGAATTTGTTACAACATCTAAACTGATAGAAACGCCCAACAAAAATACTATGAATTGGCAGGGTCCATTGACGTTAGATGTTGAAACAATGATTTGGGATTTGCCTGTTCATATTCATCCAACTACCACACCTCCTAATACTGCTCaacaaacaaaatataatatagtGATATAG
- the LOC114875594 gene encoding RAB6A-GEF complex partner protein 2 isoform X2 has product MIEITAKLIRGPVYFSGEVIECLVTFSNPPNPIHQISQSNSDIFESLAWASAQVHCQCSTNSKLVVSEKLNTTARLVAINANTTFAPWQQDNGHVVLNTKPKILFCDLRLSPGESKTYIYREIIPSDAPPSYRGHAVKYSYKITVGTQRVNTAIKLLRVPFRVLSLSELPEVTACNDSVDLSPNNPFMETQHRETSLDVALQTLQNLTARRSPNFYNITNGRGRVVRFCLFKNSYKLGEDIVGTFDFSNATVSCAQVSVALQSEEHISEDYRRGKNTAPTLVSYNKHHEMCMGLKYSHLVLPIPLHVTPDFTTDLMTLKWRLHFEFVTTSKLIETPNKNTMNWQGPLTLDVETMIWDLPVHIHPTTTPPNTAQQTKYNIVI; this is encoded by the exons aTGATTGAAATAACGGCAAAATTAATTAGGGGACCTGTATATTTTTCTGGAGAAGTTATAGAATGTTTAGTTACATTCAGTAACCCACCAAATCCAATTCATCAAATATCTCAAAGTAATAG tgATATCTTTGAGAGTCTTGCATGGGCTAGTGCTCAAGTTCATTGCCAATGTTCAACAAATAGTAAACTTGTGGTCtcagaaaaattgaatactACAGCCCGATTAGTAGCTATTAATGCAA ATACAACATTTGCACCGTGGCAACAGGATAATGGCCATGTTgtattaaatacaaaaccCAAAATTTTGTTCTGTGATTTGAGATTGTCTCCTGGTGAAAGTAAAACAT atATCTATAGAGAAATAATTCCAAGTGATGCACCTCCATCTTATAGAGGACATGCAGTGAAGTATTCCTATAAAATCACAGTTGGAACTCAAAGAGTAAATACAGCTATAAAATTGCTAAGAGTTCCATTCAGAGTACTTTCTTTAAGTG aGCTACCTGAGGTGACTGCTTGTAATGATAGTGTTGATTTAAGTCCTAATAATCCATTCATGGAAACACAACACAGAGAAACTTCTTTAGATGTTGCATTGCAAACTCTTCAG aatttaacTGCAAGACGTAGTccgaatttttataatattactaACGGACGAGGACGCGTTGTAAGATTCTgcctttttaaaaattcttacaAACTTGGGGAGGACATAGTTGGAAcatttgatttttcaaatgCTACTGTTTCCTGTGCACAAGTATCTGTTGCATTACAGTCAGAAGAACATATCTCAGAGGACTACAGACGAGGAAAGAATACAGCTCCTACTTTAGTTAGTTACAATAAGCATCATGAAATGTGTATGGGTTTAAAGTACTCTCACTTGGTACTACCCATACCATTACATGTAACTCCAGATTTTACCACTGACTTGATGACTCTAAAATGGAGATTACACTTTGAATTTGTTACAACATCTAAACTGATAGAAACGCCCAACAAAAATACTATGAATTGGCAGGGTCCATTGACGTTAGATGTTGAAACAATGATTTGGGATTTGCCTGTTCATATTCATCCAACTACCACACCTCCTAATACTGCTCaacaaacaaaatataatatagtGATATAG
- the LOC114875594 gene encoding RAB6A-GEF complex partner protein 2 isoform X1: MIEITAKLIRGPVYFSGEVIECLVTFSNPPNPIHQISQSNSDIFESLAWASAQVHCQCSTNSKLVVSEKLNTTARLVAINANTTFAPWQQDNGHVVLNTKPKILFCDLRLSPGESKTYIYREIIPSDAPPSYRGHAVKYSYKITVGTQRVNTAIKLLRVPFRVLSLSGKIDTFVLKKHVTYHLTITISTELPEVTACNDSVDLSPNNPFMETQHRETSLDVALQTLQNLTARRSPNFYNITNGRGRVVRFCLFKNSYKLGEDIVGTFDFSNATVSCAQVSVALQSEEHISEDYRRGKNTAPTLVSYNKHHEMCMGLKYSHLVLPIPLHVTPDFTTDLMTLKWRLHFEFVTTSKLIETPNKNTMNWQGPLTLDVETMIWDLPVHIHPTTTPPNTAQQTKYNIVI, translated from the exons aTGATTGAAATAACGGCAAAATTAATTAGGGGACCTGTATATTTTTCTGGAGAAGTTATAGAATGTTTAGTTACATTCAGTAACCCACCAAATCCAATTCATCAAATATCTCAAAGTAATAG tgATATCTTTGAGAGTCTTGCATGGGCTAGTGCTCAAGTTCATTGCCAATGTTCAACAAATAGTAAACTTGTGGTCtcagaaaaattgaatactACAGCCCGATTAGTAGCTATTAATGCAA ATACAACATTTGCACCGTGGCAACAGGATAATGGCCATGTTgtattaaatacaaaaccCAAAATTTTGTTCTGTGATTTGAGATTGTCTCCTGGTGAAAGTAAAACAT atATCTATAGAGAAATAATTCCAAGTGATGCACCTCCATCTTATAGAGGACATGCAGTGAAGTATTCCTATAAAATCACAGTTGGAACTCAAAGAGTAAATACAGCTATAAAATTGCTAAGAGTTCCATTCAGAGTACTTTCTTTAAGTGGTAAGATCGATACATTTGTTTTGAAGAAACATGTTACATATCATTTAAccattacaatttcaacagaGCTACCTGAGGTGACTGCTTGTAATGATAGTGTTGATTTAAGTCCTAATAATCCATTCATGGAAACACAACACAGAGAAACTTCTTTAGATGTTGCATTGCAAACTCTTCAG aatttaacTGCAAGACGTAGTccgaatttttataatattactaACGGACGAGGACGCGTTGTAAGATTCTgcctttttaaaaattcttacaAACTTGGGGAGGACATAGTTGGAAcatttgatttttcaaatgCTACTGTTTCCTGTGCACAAGTATCTGTTGCATTACAGTCAGAAGAACATATCTCAGAGGACTACAGACGAGGAAAGAATACAGCTCCTACTTTAGTTAGTTACAATAAGCATCATGAAATGTGTATGGGTTTAAAGTACTCTCACTTGGTACTACCCATACCATTACATGTAACTCCAGATTTTACCACTGACTTGATGACTCTAAAATGGAGATTACACTTTGAATTTGTTACAACATCTAAACTGATAGAAACGCCCAACAAAAATACTATGAATTGGCAGGGTCCATTGACGTTAGATGTTGAAACAATGATTTGGGATTTGCCTGTTCATATTCATCCAACTACCACACCTCCTAATACTGCTCaacaaacaaaatataatatagtGATATAG
- the LOC114875567 gene encoding ribosome biogenesis protein BOP1 homolog, with product MKAGKRVTKRKLNSLKVEDNVEEKEKNSMKSEHEEESDSGTEDLLLAEVNNNDESTDEEIDENEDVPESDTEKDPIVFESDDEDELSFESDSDDLGLDESYSEDDSEDDSEDGSADQSNVIKNVGKKNENLAAKSQQLKSKKESKIDNKNVSVASETKKRNKDESNKSNIPKLAQSSKIQNKKNLSLNKNRETTLKQNVSEKSNKTTTKKGVAHNKSSENVDNVSVVNQPVDEYEYDSSDEEDVRNTVGNIPMKWYDTYDHIGYDWDGKKIIKPQKGDQLDNFLKRMEDPDFWRTIKDLQTGQDVVLSEADIELITRIQKQKIPEITFDEYAPWIEWFTSEVMKTPVRKFPEHKRSFLPSKPEARKVSKLVHALKMGWMKSTAELEKERQQKNSEPQFYMLWQSDDQSEEMRRIHKHIPPPKRYLPGHAESYNPPPEYLFDKKELKEWDKLQGTPWKRKLHFIPQKYNSLREVPAYPKYIKERFQRCLDLYLCPRALKMRLTIEPEALVPQLPSPKDLQPFPTTMSMVFKGHADMVRSITAEPMGQYVASGGDDMDLKIWEIATGRCVKTVPCGGIIRSVAWCPNQSLSLIAVAADKKVLLINPGVGDSLIISKTDQLLQIIPQSDVIVSDRVKTAVQWEQAESEHWSQGIRVILNHFKTVKQVTWHGKGDYFATVMPDGQNRSVLINQLSKRRSQLPFNRSKGLIQCVLFHPIRPYLFVATQRNVRIYDLVKQEMIKKLLSNSQWISSMAIHPGGDNVLVGTYDRKMLWFDLDLSTKPYQTLRLHGTGVRGVAFHKRYPLFASGADDKGLIVSHGMVYNDLLQNPLIVPLKRLCNHESYNDFGILDVMFHPIQPWVFSAGADATIRMYT from the exons atgaaagCTGGAAAAAGAGTAACAAAGAGAAAGTTGAACAGTTTAAAGGTTGAGGATAATGttgaggaaaaagaaaagaattcgaTGAAATCTGAACATGAAGAAGAATCg gATTCGGGTACTGAAGATTTACTGTTAGCTGAGGTAAATAATAATGATGAAAGTACAGATGAAGAAATAGATGAAAATGAAGATGTTCCTGAATCTGATACTGAAAAAGATCCAATTGTTTTTGAATCTGACGATGAAGATGAATTAAGTTTTGAATCAGATTCTGATGATTTAGGTTTAGACGAAAGTTATTCTGAAGATGATTCTGAAGATGATTCTGAAGATGGTTCTGCTGATCAAagtaatgtaattaaaaatgtaggaaagaaaaatgaaaatcttgCTGCGAAATCACAACAATTGAAGTCTAAAAAAGAGTCTAaaatagataataaaaatgtatctgTTGCATCAGAaactaaaaaaagaaataaagatgAGTCCAATAAATCAAATATTCCTAAACTTGCACAAAGcagtaaaatacaaaataagaaaaatttaagtttaaataaaaatagggAAACTACTTTAAAACAAAATGTATCagaaaaatcgaataaaaCAACTACTAAGAAAGGTGTTGCACATAATAAAAGTAGTGAAAATGTAGATAATGTATCTGTAGTAAATCAACCAGTAGATGAATATGAATATGATAGTTCTGATGAAGAAGATGTTCGTAACACAGTTGGAAATATACCAATGAAATGGTATGATACTTATGATCACATTGGTTATGACTGGGAtggtaaaaaaattataaaacctCAAAAAGGTGATCAATTAGATAACTTTTTAAAACGAATGGAAGATCCAGATTTTTGGAGAACAATAAAGGATCTTCAAACTGGTCAAGATGTTGTATTAAGTGAAGCAGACATAGAATTAATAACCAGGATACAGAAACAGAAAATTCCTGAGATAACTTTTGATGAGTATGCT CCATGGATCGAGTGGTTTACTTCAGAGGTAATGAAAACACCAGTACGCAAATTTCCGGAACATAAACGTTCGTTTTTACCGTCTAAACCAGAAGCTAGAAAAGTATCAAAATTAGTTCATGCGCTTAAAATGGGTTGGATGAAATCTACTGCTGAGCTAGAAAAAGAAAGACAACAGAAAAACAGTGAGCCACAGTTTTATATGTTATGGCAATCAGACGATCAATCGGAAGAAATGCGCCGTATTCATAAACATATTCCACCACCCAAAAGATATTTACCTGGACACGCAGAAAGTTATAATCCTCCGCCAGAGTATCTATTTGATAAAAAGGAATTGAAAGAATGGGATAAATTACAGGGAACGCCATGGAAacgaaaattacattttattccGCAAAAGTATAATTCACTTCGTGAAGTTCCCGCTTATCCtaaatatattaaagaaaGATTCCAAAGGTGTTTGGATCTGTATCTGTGCCCTAGAGCTCTAAAAATGAGATTAACAATAGAACCTGAAGCTTTAGTACCTCAGTTACCTAGTCCAAAAGATCTCCAACCATTTCCTACAACAATGTCTATGGTATTTAAAGGTCATGCAGATATGGTAAGGAGTATTACCGCTGAACCGATGGGACAATATGTTGCTTCTGGTGGAGATGATATGGATTTGAAAA TATGGGAAATAGCAACAGGAAGATGCGTAAAAACGGTCCCGTGTGGTGGAATAATCAGATCTGTAGCATGGTGTCCAAATCAATCTCTATCACTTATAGCAGTGGCTGCAGACAAAAAAGTTCTTTTAATAAATCCTGGGGTTGGAGATAGCTTGATTATTAGCAAAACAGATCAGTTGTTGCAAATAATACCTCAAAGTGATGTTATAG TAAGTGACAGAGTGAAAACTGCTGTTCAGTGGGAACAAGCTGAAAGTGAACATTGGTCTCAAGGCATTAGGGTAATTCTAAATCACTTTAAAACAGTGAAGCAAGTAACATGGCACGGTAAAGGTGATTATTTCGCTACTGTCATGCCAGATGGTCAAAATAGATCGGTCCTAATAAATCAGTTATCAAAACGGAGATCTCAGTTACCTTTTAATAGGTCGAAAGGTTTAATACAGTGTGTGTTATTCCATCCAATCAGACCTTATTTGTTCGTAGCG ACTCAACGAAACGTACGAATATACGATTTGGTAAAACAggaaatgattaaaaaattattatcaaattcACAATGGATATCATCAATGGCAATACATCCTG GAGGTGATAATGTTTTAGTAGGCACTTACGATCGTAAAATGCTTTGGTTCGATCTTGATTTAAGCACAAAGCCTTATCAAACGTTACGTTTACACGGTACAGGTGTTCGAGGTGTTGCATTTCACAAACGATATCCTCTTTTTGCATCTGGCGCTGATGATAAAGGTCTCATTGTTTCTCATGGAATGGTGTACAA TGATTTGTTGCAAAATCCATTGATCGTACCTTTAAAGAGATTATGCAATCATGAAAGTTACAATGATTTTGGAATTCTGGACGTAATGTTTCACCCTATTCAACCATGGGTATTCTCTGCCGGTGCGGATGCGACAATCCGAATGTATACTTGA
- the LOC114875573 gene encoding uncharacterized protein LOC114875573, producing MDCSCQNSNFNAKYLLGQLNTARKEINNLRQQIKSLRYIHEKDIDTIKHLLESFRNEPSASRTKVIGPDDVKPSTSTDDEAIKLKPIGVISTWFPSKRGTPRQTGICGKVPGKLLLYNSVFTNPDHALEGLQDFSHMWVLFYFHRNDSTHVRAKVAPPRLNGTKTGVFSTRSPHRPCPIGLSLVKITRIENHTIYFEGVDMVDQSPVLDIKPYIPQYDSPLAFDKSNNRSQESSINDALGSIEETTRNQTCSTFSANINVADETRNLLSDSYYRKSSSKSSQETDISRDEEIALRLQAEEFQRNSNFENYNNVRHFFELSDVNVHNNSILQHNIDVTGIHRLSQTFTNTLSDTRSSLNTSVGHNTISSNMEQQPETLIDINSRLQNINVSGHTNVEAAYTSRNNYVETHASRSRLLDGADGPNTVCGTDIDLIQRRSLSSRIDNSPIRMGVREAPDGEEGFEPQNLIPSQSLPNSQVIRTTSDSSLLDSANTNLVFTSDSGNAENREAETNSSSEVRIPDWISRPRTPLCVVFNDRALIQLNEILGTKINDQKVAIENVLREDPRSVYLRQRWGSQFYTFLIHDLHITCRFDDNRGIVTVFQVRHAGRICECGELEWQCLGHSPPPS from the exons ATGGATTGTAGTTGTCAAAATTCAAACTTTAATGCTAAATATTTACTTGGTCAGTTGAATACAGccagaaaagaaattaataatttgag acaacaaataaaaagtcTTCGATACATACATGAAAAGGATATTGATACCATAAAGCATTTATTAGAATCATTCAGAAATGAACCTTCTGCATCACGAACAAAAGTTATAGGTCCAGATGATGTGAAACCTAGTACTAGTACCGATGATGAAGCTATAAAATTAAAGCCTATTGGGGTAATATCTACTTGGTTTCCTAGTAAACGTGGTACTCCTAGACAAACAGGAATTTGTGGAAAAGTACCAGgaaaactattattatataattcaGTATTTACTAATCCTGATCATGCGCTTGAAGGACTACAAGATTTTTCACATATGtg gGTTTTATTCTACTTCCATAGAAATGATTCAACGCACGTTCGCGCTAAAGTTGCGCCACCAAGATTAAACGGCACAAAAACCGGTGTATTTTCTACCCGTTCTCCTCATCGTCCATGTCCCATCGGTTTAAGTTTAGTAAAGATTACAAGAATAGAGAACCATACAATTTATTTCGAAGGGGTGGATATGGTAGATCAGTCGCCTGTATTGGATATAAAACCTTATATACCTCAATACGATAGTCCGTTAGCTTTCGATAAGTCAAATAACAGATCGCAAGAATCTAGTATAAACGACGCATTGGGATCTATCGAAGAGACTACCAGAAACCAAACCTGTAGCACGTTCAGTGCGAATATCAATGTTGCGGATGAAACAAGGAATCTACTTTCAGATTCTTATTACAGAAAAAGCAGCAGTAAAAGTAGTCAAGAAACAGATATATCTAGAGACGAAGAGATTGCTTTAAGATTGCAAGCTGAGGAATTTCAGAGGAActcgaattttgaaaattataacaaTGTGAGACATTTTTTTGAATTAAGCGACGTCAATGTGCACAATAATAGCATACTACAACATAATATAGATGTGACAGGAATACATAGATTATCTCAAACATTTACTAACACATTGTCTGATACAAGATCAAGCTTGAATACATCTGTTGGACATAATACAATTTCATCGAATATGGAACAGCAGCCTGAAACTTTAATTGATATAAATAGTAGACTACAAAATATTAACGTTAGTGGTCATACTAATGTTGAGGCGGCATATACGTCAAGAAATAACTATGTAGAAACACATGCATCTCGCTCGAGGCTTTTGGACGGTGCAGACGGACCAAATACCGTTTGCGGTACTGATATAGACTTAATTCAAAGACGATCGTTGAGTTCGAGAATTGATAATTCTCCTATAAGAATGGGAGTGAGAGAAGCTCCTGACGGAGAAGAAGGTTTCGAACCACAAAACCTTATCCCTTCGCAATCATTACCGAATAGTCAAGTAATAAGAACTACGTCAGACAGTAGCTTGCTAGATAGCGCAAATACTAATTTAGTATTCACTTCCGACTCGGGAAACGCTGAAAATAGAGAGGCGGAAACTAATTCTTCATCAGAAGTAAGAATTCCAGATTGGATATCAAGACCTCGAACGCCTCTATGTGTGGTATTTAACGATCGTGCTCTGATTCAATTAAACGAGATTTTAGGAACGAAAATTAATGACCAAAAGGTGGCTATTGAAAATGTACTTCGTGAAGATCCGAGATCGGTGTACCTAAGACAAAGATGGGGTAGTCAGTTTTATACTTTCTTAATTCATGATTTACACATCACTTGTAGATTCGATGATAACAGAGGTATAGTTACAGTTTTTCAAGTTAGACACGCTGGTCGTATTTGCGAATGTGGAGAACTTGAATGGCAATGTTTGGGTCATTCTCCACCACCCtcttaa
- the LOC114875587 gene encoding protein AATF, translating into MALKAKKKSLADKINTLVTTTPINFGSDDEAEDTKAKVVERYDESDNSEGNFQVSEIRKRNVDPLDQIDERYKGKKVSRKDVYDNEDDSMEEESKNEISDNEDEDEDDEGNDDDDDDDDDNIGVDDSEYEDKEDSNESNNSNDMSYDSEIDLKQNSEDEHKSISSKEEKDFKTMSHTNMREDIDKGNCVRSQLKLWENMLEIRIKLQRCLNTSNQMPQHDVYTNFKSDTEYTKKADEAKSQLKALLNNMLQLQSFLLKQYPETKNLLTQNNKRKAEENIDKEMKDLDDSMDEEIPSDTEDENEDKDTLVPAENVADFDEHSFRKKLKLNNYEKILNDNHKLYTDYRNSVIQKWNEKTKIATGKVGKAMNETTLKQIEFALSDKEKTRKKTRLKRSEYKIIGKAEATDDNEGRRVQEYDSEIYDDDDFYHQLLRDLIEYKSSDITDPIQLSKQWIQLQNMRSKMKRKIDTKATKGRRIRYNVHNKLVNFMAPITVNDTWTDHAKDELYSSLFGKIKPMKREVDR; encoded by the exons atggctttaaaagcaaagaaaaaaagtttaGCGGACAAGATTAATACATTAGTTACCACGACACCAATTAATTTTGGTTCCGATGACGAGGCTGAAGATACGAAGGCAAAAGTGGTTGAGCGCTATGACGAAAGCGATAATTCGGAGGGTAATTTTCAAGTTTCAGAGATACGTAAACGAAATGTGGATCCTCTGGATCAGATAGACGAAag ATACAAAGGTAAGAAAGTTTCAAGAAAGGATGTATATGATAATGAGGATGATAGCATGgaagaagaaagtaaaaatgaaataagtgATAATGAAGATGAAGATGAAGATGATGAAGgtaatgatgatgatgatgatgatgatgatgataataTTGGAGTTGATGATAGTGAATATGAAGATAAAGAAGACAGTAATGAAAGTAATAATTCAAATGACATGAGCTATGATAGTGAAATTGATTTGAAACAAAATTCTGAAGATGAACATAAAAGTATTAGCagcaaagaagaaaaagattttAAAACAATGTCTCATACAAACATGAGAGAAGATATAGATAAAGGCAATTGTGTTCGAAGTCAATTAAAACTTTGGGAAAATATGTtagaaataagaataaaattacagAGATGTTTAAATACAAGCAATCAAATGCCTCAGCATGAtgtttatacaaattttaaatcagATACAGAATATACAAAGAAGGCAGATGAAGCCAAGAGTCAACTAAAAGCATTACTAAACAATATGTTACAGTTGCAAAGTTTTCTGTTAAAACAGTATCCTGAAACAAAGAATCTGTTGacacaaaataataaaagaaaagctGAAGAAAACATAGATAAAGAGATGAAAGATTTAGATGATTCAATGGATGAAGAAATTCCTTCTGATACAGAAGatgaaaatgaagataaaGACACGTTAGTTCCAGCCGAAAATGTTGCAGATTTTGATGAACATTCGTTCaggaaaaaattgaaacttaATAATTACGAAAAGATATTAAATGACAATCATAAGTTGTATACAGATTATAGAAATTCAGTTATACAGAAATGGAATGAAAAAACAAAGATAGCTACTGGTAAAGTAGGGAAAGCTATGAACGAAACTACCTTGAAGCAAATTGAATTTGCTTTAAGCGATAAAGAAAAAACACGTAAAAAGACCCGATTGAAACGTTCtgaatacaaaattattgGCAAGGCAGAAGCAACCGACGATAACGAGGGTAGAAGGGTTCAAGAATATGATTCTGAAATTTATGACGATGACGATTTTTATCATCAACTCTTAAGAGATTTAATCGAATACAAATCAAGCGATATTACGGATCCTATACAACTTAGCAAACAATGGATTCAATTACAAAACATGAgaagtaaaatgaaaagaaaaatagatactAAAGCTACTAAGGGTAGAAGAATAAGATATAATGTACATAACAAATTAGTCAATTTTATGGCTCCCATTACGGTAAACGATACATGGACGGATCATGCGAAAGATGAATTATATAGCTCTTTGTTTGGTAAAATTAAACCAATGAAAAGGGAAGTAGATCGTTGA